The DNA segment TTCTAATTGCTGAATATCATCAAGTTTTTCAAACATTTGAATGGCACCAGCATTCAGTCCACTTGTTCTCGTTATTAAGGTTGTGGCCAGTACTTTTTGACTTTCAACTTCAACTAGAATATTCCGATGATCTTCTTGATTGTCGATATGATGAATGAGGGTTTCGTTCGAAACCACTTTGCGATATGCATTAGATTGAATCAAGCGCGGAAAAATCGTTTTTGCCTTCTCATTATACGTTTTAATCTTGTTCTTATCATCAACAACAATAACTGCTTGTTGCATGGAGTGTAAAATCAACTCAAGTTCTTTGATTTTACTTTGTTCTTGATATTTCAATTCAATTGTCCGAATCGCTTGTTCCAATGCTAGTTGTAAAGCCTCTTGACCAGACTTTATAAGACGTGTATCAAGACTGTATTGATCAGCAGATAACACTGCACGTCGGTCTCCAATAATCACATCAACCTGTTCCGTTTTAATTAGATCCTGAAGCACTTGATTTAAATCTTTTGAGTGGTTATAACTTAGGACTTGTACTGTTGCATCCTTAAAATCTAAAGAGAATGCTTCTGTATCATTTATTATTTGGTGGAACATTAAAACAACTATTTTCCGGTACCCTTTCACATATACCTGAGCAACTGCACGTAATAAATCATACGGAGTAACTGGTATATGTACGTAGGGAATTTGGGCTTCAGTATGTAAATATTCACCGAGTCCACCTCTAGAGACAATAACACTTGCGGACGCAGGGATCTTTTGTAATGTTTTCTCATATGGGAACAAAGTTTCTATGAAAGTCACTTTATAAGGTCGATCAATCATCTGTTCTTCCATTAGATGTATTTGCTCTTTTGTCAAATCGAAAGGAGCAATAACATAAATATTATCCATCATTATCCCTCCAATTAATTACTCTTAAAAGAAAACAGTACCTGATTCAGCAGTCGGTACTCCGTAATCTGGCCCTTTTCCTTAAAAAAATTATTTCAAATTACTATCATTTGTACAATAGGGTATTCCATTAACGTGTGATGCGTATGTAAAAGTACACATTCGCGAACGTGTCGGAGGATATGTGAAGCTTAGGAAGAACAACGTTAATATTTATTTCCTTTTCTTCTCCAGTCTCCTTTCTGCCATATCGACCTTTTTAACATCAAACGTTCGTATTTTTCCTCTATAGATAGATCCTTCTCATTTGGTCGACCAGAATTACCTTTTCGTGTATCTTGCAACCCAGCTATTCCACTATTTCTGTGTGCTGCACGCCACCTTTTACCGGAAGATTCTACACGCTTTATCCCAATACTATCTATATCATATCCATGTTCTTCAAATATTTGTCTTGGAAATTTACCCTTTTCATTTTCAGTGATAAAAATTCGCTTGAATTCATCTGTATACGTAATTCCTTTATCACTAACAGCTTTTTTTCAGATAATGCTTTGATTTCTTTCTCAGTGAATAACCTCTTACTCATTTTTTGTTTCTCCATTTCACTATTTTTTCTTATTTATACATAAAAGTACCCTATAGGTAGACTTTTTTTGAGTGTCTACTCTATAGGGTACTTTTTAGAAGATGATAGCTTTTTTTACCGTAGCGACTAAACAATTCCCGGATTCTGCTTCAGTTATAATGGGTGTTTAAAGTTATCTTTATGTGTCATTTGCAATAGAAGCTAGGATAAAGGTTAGCCTAATTCAGAGTCGAGGATAGATATTATTTCAGAAGCCTCTTATAAGTTCATTGGACTTGTGAGCCCACACCTTAGATTAATTTAGACTTACTTGTTAGTCTACTTGTTCTCCAAACTTCTTCCCGAATTCTTCCATTAAATCAATGATTGGAATGAATTCTTCCCCTTTTGAGGTTAGTGAATATTCAACACGAGGAGGTACTTCCGGGAAAACTTTACGGTTAATTAAACCATCTGTCTCTAGTTCTCGAAGTTGCTTTGTAAGAGAACCTTGGGAAATATCGCCTAAAAAAGCTTTGATTTCACTATAACGACGTTCTGTGGACTTTAAAAACCAAAGGATCAGATATTTCCAACGACCGGAAAGTATATTTTGGGTATAGGCTATACCATATACTTCTCTTTGTTCCTTTATACACTCTTCATCAAATCCATCTTTACATATTCTAGACACCATTCCACCTGCTTTCTACTGCTAAGTACAAAAAAATGTACTACGTCAATTTTTATTGCCTTCTTCAAAAAGATGAGAAATGATTTTATTCTAGTATATGTAACAGATACTCTTTACACAAGTTACTAGTTAAGAAACAAGTTTATGGAATAAAACAGAACATTTAAGTGTGAAACATCAGATTCGGATCGTTTAATAACAGAATGGAAACATGGATTCGATATTTTACAGGTTAATTATAAAAAGGAGTTGTTTTACATGGACAAGAAAGTACGTGCAGGTATTATAGGTGGTTCGATCAATAACGGATGGGCTAAAGGGACACATATACCAGCTATAGAGCAACTAAATGAGCTTGAACTTAAAGCAGTTGGGACGAGCAATATGGAGAGTGCCAAGAAAAGTGCAGAAGCATTTAACGCAACTCACGCTTTTGATAAATTTGAGGATTTGGCTCACCATTCCGATGTAGATATGAGTGTCGTTAGCATCAACGTAAAGGACCATTATGATGCAGTAAAAGCAATTGTTCCTGCCGGAAAACCGATTTATTGTGAATGGCCTCTTGGCTCGAATACGACTGAAGCGGTCGCCATGCAGGAAATGGTGGAAGCTGGTAAAGTGCCAAATGCGATTGGGCTGCAGGCGAGACAGGCTCCAGCAATCAATTATGTGAAAGATCTATTGGCGGAAGGCTATGTTGGAAGTGTTCTGTCAGGCAATTTAAAGATCTCTATTGATGCAATGGGAGGCGTGGGGGACAAGGCCACGGCGTACTTATTTGATCGGAAGATAGGAGGGAACTTGCTCACGATTGTAGGTGGTCATAATCTTGATGCATTTACCTACATGCTTGGAGAGTTTAAAGAGCTGTCAGCCGTCACAGCGCAACAATTCCCTAAAGTTGAATTGGTGGATACCGGAGAAATCATTGAAAAAACGACAGACGATCAGTTACTGATTACAGGAAAATTGACCAACGGTGCAGCTGCTAGCGTTCATATACAAGGGGGAGTAAAGCACCAAACAGGACTTACTCTTGAAATTTTCGGAGACAAGGGCACGATCGTCCTTAATGCGCCTGCCTCCATTCAATTTGGATCATACCAGTTACGGGGAGCAGGTTCTGATGATGAAGGACTTCAGGATTTAACTATTCCAGATTCGTATTACTGGGGACCAGATTCCCTTAAGAACGATGCAGGACTTGTTCTGAATGTCGCTCAGGCCCACAGAAAATTTGTTAAGGATATACGAGAAGGAACGTCCGAAACACCAAGTTTTGCAGATGCAGTAAAACTTCATCTGCTTCTTGATGCAGTGGAAAGAGCAGCACAAACTGGAGAACGTCAGTATTTATAAAACCTCTTAAAGTTTATGACTAGACAGGGTTTAACAATACGATAGGATGGTTTAGCTATCGTTCCAATAGATACTGGTTTGTTAATCCTTTGATTCTATTAGATATATCAGCACATCCATTCTTAAGCATTCTTAAGGCTAAATATGAATTAGAACTATAGGAGAGATTTCAAATGAATAATACCCTTGAATATCTTCATAATCATACATCTATTCGCTCTTTTACAAATCAACCATTGACAGAGGAACAACGGGAAGCAATCTTTCAGGCAGCTAATCAAACGTCATCATTCAGTCTACTACAAGTGGTTTCTATCATAAGAATTACAGATCCAGAACTACGAAAAAAAGTGATGCAACTCTCTGTAAATCAACCTTATATTGAAGAAGCAGGAGAGTTTTGGATTTTTTGTGCAGATTTTAACCGAAATCACCAAATTGCTCCCAATGTTGACCTTGAGTATATCGAATACCTTTTAATAGGCTCATTCGATGCTGGGCTAATGGCTCAAAATGCTTTGACTGCAGCAGAGTCAATGGGACTTGGTGGTGTCTATATCGGTGGAATAAGAGCTAATATTTCAGAATTAACCGAGGTATTAAAGTTACCCAAGTATGTGATTCCTTTAGTAGGGCTATGCATTGGCTATCCTGCTGGAGAGAAACCTGGAATAAAACCACGTTTGCCTCAATCGATGGTCATGTTTGATAATCAGTATCAGCCACTAGATGAAGAAAAATTAGCAAATTATGACCAACAGATGCGTGAATATTACCAGGATCGACCAGTTAAAGCGCCTTTTACAGTAAAGAAAGTAAAGGGATGGAAAGATCATATTGAGGATCATCTTGAAAGAAGCAGGCTGACCTTCATGCTCGAGTATTTAAACAAGCAAGGATTTGCTAAAAAATAGAATTTCATTAATTGAATTGATTTAATAGGAGATACAGATCTGAAGAAATAAAATACGGGTACCTTCTTAGTATTGATGCTTATTCACAATAATTGCAACTTTCTATTCAAATCCATTCACTGTTCTCATCAGAATCGATTTTTTGAGTGTGGGAGGAGGAGGTCATTCGCCTAAATGATTTAATAAAGGGCGGTCCTTAACATGCAACCTTCTAAGCAGTAGGTCGTCCCCTTAATTTGAAAAAATTTCATATCTGTATTAGGCGTTTCTGTTGAGAACCAGGTAAGGGAGATATACATCTAAGGAAGGTGTGAAAGAAGAACAGAAATGCTTTCTGAGTGAGAAATGCAAAGCGAGCTTTCTTATTGAAAATGCCAGGTTCTTACATGCGATGGAATGACATACTTTTTGACATACTGCATCTCATAATTACTTAGGTTTCATTAATAATAATATCTGGTTTGTGTATTATAGAATCTTCTGTGACTTATTTTATGTATTCTATTGTCTCCCATTTATTTAGACGAAACCATGGGCGGCATGATGTGATAACGCCCAAAATCCTTTCATGACAAGGATTTTGAAGCCTTGAAAGCCTAAAATGACTGGGATTTAATATTAAATATAGAATTAATAAGCTCTTCAAAAGTTCAGAGAACTTTTGAAGAGCTTATTTTCATCTGCAGGAGATTCTTAGATTTCTAAACTATCTAAGAATTGTTAACTAAACCAAACCTTTGCTCTTTTCTTAGGTGAATGAGGATAAGTAAAAGTGAAATTCACTATTTTAGTTTCTTTAACTAAGATGGTTAAAAAAGGTATGTATTCATTTTTTTATCGAAAACATAGTAACCAAAGTAATTTTCTCTAAGTAAGGGAGAGATTAGATAGAAGGTGGTCTAAAAGTGCTCCACCAGTAAAAACTCCAGCCCCTCAGATCAAACAAAAAACGAGCAGCTCTTGTTTATAAAGAGCTGCCCGATTTAAAATTTAGTCTTCTTTCATTTCGGTTTTCAGCTTACTGAGAGGCTGTGGTGGGCAAGCCTTTTGTGTAAGACGTGAAACGATGATGATGGTGAGCAGTCCGCATACCATTGCGAGCGTACGGAATGGGAAGAGTACGACGCCGTCTTCGATCATCGGATACGGAAGAAATGCCGATAATCCGAGAGCTGGTTCGCCTCCTCCTAAACGAAGGAAGAAGGAAACGGAAAGTCCTGCAATCGCTCCGTATGTGTTTGCTTTTTTATCAAACAATGCTGTCGTCAGCTGAGGGAATAACATACAGTAGACGAGGTCGGCACACAGATACCAGAGCGTGTACACGCTGTCGATGTTCAGTGCGACGATGGTTGCTGTGAGTCCAATAATGATAATAGAAACACGAATCGTACGCTTAATGTCCTTTCCAGTCGCTTTCGGTTTCACAAGCGGACGGTAAATGTTCCATGCTGCCATGGAAGATGCGGAAAGGATGGAAGAATCCATCGATGACATGACCGCTGCTGCTACTGCACCGAGCGCGACGATAGAAAAGACATAAGGTGACATATAGTTGATGACGTAAGCGAGAATCTCGGAAGCGGCACCAGGGCCTTCGATTCCGTAGCTCGCCCAGTCAGCAGAGAAACCTGCGACACCGATCATAACGGCCGGTACGGCAAGAACAATACATAGGATACCGGCTGCAATCGAGAGCCACATCGCTGTATTTTCATTTTTCGAGGAAAGAACCCTTTGGAAATAAACCTGCCAAGGAATACCCCGAAGATGAGCAGCAATGCATAGTCCCACCAGTTCCAGTAATAATTTCCCCAGTCCGGATGATTCCAGCCATCGAGCGGCGGGAAGAGATTCGTAAATCCGGCCATGCCTTCTTTGTAAGCTCCCCATGCTTGACCGAGTCCACCGACTTCAGAGAGTGCAAACGGAACGACGAGGAATAGGCCGATGATAATCATGATGATTTGAGCTACGTCGGTGAGAGCAACTGACCACATACCACCGACAAATGTGTATGCGATGGCAATAATGGCGGAAATAATGATGGATGTGGTGAAGTTCAGTCCGAGAATCAGGCCGAACGTTGTTCCGAGCGCAACGAGAATCGCAGCACTCCAGAATAGTTCTCCTAAGAGTGCAGGCAGGTAAAGAACCCCTGCAACTTTTTTTCCGAAACGTACTTCCAGTGGATCGAGCATCGTCGTGAACTCGTACCTTCTCATTTTACGGGCGTAGAAAATACCACCAATAATAAGGCTGAGTCCGTATCCCCAAGGTGCCTGAGCCCAGACAATACCTGAGGCGAACGTCGTCTCGGCTGTCCCTGCAATATATCCGCCACCCACCCATGTCGCGGTCATTGTGAACATTGCGATCCACAGCGGCATGGATCGGCCGGCGACCATCATATCTTTTGCGCTGTCCGATTTCTTCCCGGCGGTGATGGATCCGATGTAGAAGATGACAGCATAGGAGATGAACATAAATGCCAATGCTCCCCAATTCACATCGTTACCTGTAAATCCTACGTACAGTGCGACGATGAGAAGTAACCCTAAAAATCCTAATAATCCTGCTTTTTGAACGTTAGTATCCTGCTTTTTTTTGACCTGCTTCCTGTCTGGCTTTGCAGATGGTTGTGGTTGCACGCAATCACTCCTTTTATTTATATGTTTTGTTATGGATCTGTTTGAAAGGTAAACAGATCGTTTTTTTTAAATGTAAAGCTTGCAACAGAACCGGTTCTTGTTAATTAATTTAAAACGTTTAATAATTATTAAACAATTAACATCTCTTACATTAACGTAGAATAAACGTTTGTCAACTCACTTTTTGGAGGATATTGCGGCTCAGACTTATAGCGGCAAGGGATGGACAGATTTTTTAAAAGTAGGAGAGGGAGCGGGGAGTTGCGGTTTCGACTTGTTTATTGATTTTCGAACCCTCTTATCTTAAAAAGAATGAGGAGTAGTTGTTTACAACATAAAATCCCTGTGATATTATCAAAATTGTTAAAAACGTTTAAAAAAAATTAAATAAAATAAACAGTACAAAAAAGGAGGTACGATTATGAAACAAATGTACATTAACGGAGCATGGGTAGACGCCCAATCCGGAAACACAAGAGACATCATCAACCCGTACAACCAGAAAGTCGTTGCGACAGTGGCTGAAGGGGATGCAGAAGATGCGAAGCTCGCAATCGCTGCAGCAAGAGAAGCTTTTGACAACGGCGAGTGGAAAGACACGCCAGGAGCGGAGCGCGGACAGAAAGTTCTCCGCATTGCAGAGCTAATTGAACGGGATAAAGAAGAACTTGCCGAACTCGAAACGCTTGATACCGGAAAGACAGTGGAAGAGAGCCGTGCGGACATGGAAGATATCGCAGGAGTGTTCCGTTACTTCGCAGGTCTTGCGGATAAAGATGGCGGCGAAGTGATTGAATCCCCGATCCCGGACAGTCAGAGTAAAGTCGTCCGCGAACCGGTCGGTGTGTGCGGTCAAATTACACCTTGGAACTATCCGCTACTTCAAGCAGCATGGAAAATCGCGCCGGCATTGGCAGCAGGAAACACGATCGTTATAAAGCCTAGTGAAATCACTCCACTTACGACTGTGAAAGTTACGGAACTGATGGAAGAAACAGGGTTCCCTAAAGGGGTTGTCAACCTCATACTCGGCGCTGGTGCAACTGTAGGTAACGAACTGGCAGAAAATGAAGATGTCGATCTGATCTCTTTCACTGGAGGTATTGAAACAGGAAAGAAAATTATGCAGACAGCGAGCGGAAACGTGAAGAAAATTGCGCTTGAACTTGGCGGGAAGAACCCGAACGTTGTATTCGCTGATGCTGATTTCGAAACAGCTGTCGACCAGGCACTGAACGCAGTCTTTTTCCATGCCGGGCAGGTTTGTTCTGCAGGAGCAAGACTGATCATTGAAGATTCCGTTCACGACCGTTTTGTGGAGGAACTCAAGAAGCGCGCGAAACGAATTAAGTTAGGAGACGGTTTCAAAGAAGATACACAATCTGGGCCGCTCATCTCCGCTGATCATCGCGGCAAAGTCGAAAGTTATGTAGAGATCGGGAAGCAGGAAGGTGCGAATCTGCTTGTCGGAGGAGCACGTCCGGAAGATCCAGAGCTTCAGGACGGCTTTTTCTACCTGCCGACGATTTTCACAGAGTGCACGTCTGATATGAGAATTGTGCAGGAGGAAGTGTTCGGCCCGGTTCTTACAGTCGAGCGTTTCCAGACAGAAGAAGAAGCAGTGAACCTAGCGAATGATTCGATTTACGGACTTGCCGGTGCGGTGTTCACGACAGACATCGATAAAGCGGAACGTGCGGCTGGTCAAATGCGCATGGGCACCGTTTGGATCAATGATTTCCATCCGTACTTCGCACAGGCACCGTGGGGCGGATATAAACAGTCCGGAATCGGCCGTGAACTCGGCAAACCTGGTCTTGAAGAATATACAGAAACGAAACATATTTTCCGTAACGTGAAGCCTGAACCGATCCACTGGTTCAAGTAATCGCTGACGATAAAATTTCTGAGGAGGTTCTTAATATGAATGAATCATACGATATTGTTGTAATTGGTGCCGGAAGTGCGGGATCGATCCTCGGCGACCGGCTTAGTGAAGACGGAACGAAAAGTGTACTTGTACTTGAAGCGGGACGCAGTGACTATGCGTGGGACTTGCTGATTCAGATGCCGGCTGCGCTGCCGTTCCCTGCAGGTAAATCGCTATATGACTGGAAATATGAGTCCGACCCTGAGCCTTACATGAACGGCCGTCGCATCAAGCATGCCCGCGGAAAAGTCCTTGGTGGTTCAAGTTCAATCAACGGCATGATCTATCAGCGCGGGAACCCGAAAGACTATGAGCGCTGGGGTGCCGACGAAGGAATGGGAACGTGGGGGTTCGCTCACTGCCTACCATACTTCAAACGTCTGGAGAACGCGCTCGGCACGGATAAAGATGATAAATATCGTGGCCATGACGGTCCGATTAAATTGGAGAAGGGTCCGGCGACGAATCCGCTCTTCAAAGCCTTTTTCAACGCAGCTGTCGAAGCCGGCCATTACCGCACGCCTGACGTGAACGGATTTCGTCAGGAAGGTTTTGGCCCGTTCGATAAGCACGTATACAAAGGCCGTCGCATGTCCGCATCACGTGCGTACTTGCACCCTGCAATGAAGCGCAAGAATCTTACGGTAAAAACACGTGCATTCGTACAGCACATCGATATCGACGGTGAGAAGGCTCGTGGTTTGGGTTTGACTTATAAACGAAACGGAAAAGAGCATTACGTAAAAGCAGGAGAAGTCATCCTTTCCGGTGGTGCGATCAACACGCCGCAGCTACTTCAGCTTTCCGGTGTCGGTGATCCGAAACACCTTCGTTCTGTAGGCGTTCAGCCGAAAGTAAACCTTCCTGGTGTAGGGGAAAACCTTCAGGACCACCTTGAAGTTTACATTCAGCACGCCTGCCCACTGCCAGTATCTGAACAGCCGAACCTGAAAAAAACGAAGATGCCTTGGATTGGATTGCAGTGGTTACTAGGACGCAAAGGTCCAGCTGCGACAAACCACTTTGAAGGTGGCGGTTTCGCCCGTTCAAACGAAGATGCCGACTATCCGAACCTGATGTATCACTTCCTGCCGGTAGCGGTGCGCTATGACGGAAGAAAAGCACCAGTCGAGCACGGGTTCCAGGTTCACATCGGACCAATGTACTCCGACGCTCGCGGCTCGTTGAAAATTCAATCGAATGATCCAAAAGCACATCCTAGCATGGTGTACAATTACCTTTCTACGGAACAGGACAGACGCGAATGGGTCGAAGCTGTACGAGTGACTCGTGAAATCATGTCCCAGCCGGCGATGAAGCCTTATAATGGTGGAGAAATTTCTCCGGGATCATCCGTTCAGACAGAACAGGAGATCCTCGACTGGGTTGCAGAAGATGCGGAAACAGCCCTTCACCCAAGCTGTACAGCAAAAATGGGACCGGCATCCGATCCGATGGCAGTCGTTGATCCGAAGACGATGAAAGTTCATGGTCTTGATAACCTGCGCGTCGTTGATGCATCGGCTATGCCTTACGTGACAAACGGAAACATCCACGCGCCGGTACTGATGCTTGCAGAAAAAGCTGCGGACATCATTCAGGGTAAAAAACCGCTTGAACCTGAGCACCTTGAATATTACCAGCACGGAGTTCATCCAGCTGATGCGGGTACTGTAAAAGGTTAATTTGCAACTGAATTAAGAAATAATACGGAATCAGGGGCGTTGTGCAGGCTCCTGATTTCGATTTATGTTATAGTGAGAGCGTAAAGTGGTAAAATCATATTGAATAAAATAAATGTTTAAAACAAAAGGAGAGTAGGTGATTCTTTGAAAAAAAAGTCAGAAGAACTGATTGAAGAGGCGGAAGGAGCCGTCGTCAATTCTATTGCCGAAACGATGGACTTGTATGGAATCACTCCGTCAACCGGGCGATTATTCGCAAGGATGTACTTCAAGCATAAGCCGATGACGCTCGATGACATGAAGGATGATCTCGGAATGAGCAAACCGAGCATGAGTATTGCTGTCCGGAACCTGCAGGAGATCAGCATTGTCCAGAAAGTGTGGCAGAAGGGCTCGCGCAAGGATTCCTTCATGGCGGAGAAGAACTTTTTTAAATATTTCTCTCACTTTTTTGGAAACAAGTGGGAGCGGGAAGCCAAGCTGAACCTCTCTGCGATTGATTATGCAGAAGGGATGCTTCAGCAGGTGATTGACGATGAGGAAGCAGACGAAGAGACGATTGAAAGAGCGAAGGTTGATTATGAACAGCTTGAAGACTACCGGAAATATTGCAAGTGGCTCGAACGACTGGCCGATTCCATCGATTCCGGGAAGATTTTCGACTTTTTGCCGGTGGAAGAAGCGACTTCGGAGAAAAAGAATTAGTGTTCGTGTCTGCCCCCATAGACGTCAATTTAAGAGAAAATAAAACAGTGGTAAATGGTTGATTTATAAATAAACGTGGAATCAAAAGAATAAATTCAATTATTTCCCAGTCATGGCTGTACATAAATAAGCCAGATGTCATATTTTTTTAAAATAAAGAAATTAGGCAGCTTTTTTTAAGATTTTCCTGTAAGTGATATGAAGAATTTCAAAAACGCCGGGTTCTCCGTATCGATGTTCTTTCCGTTCATATATATATGCTGAAATAGATGAACATCCCCATCCAATGCCAATTCATTTCCGACCATAATAACAGGGCGCTGCTTAGTCTGACGGGTTCCTTTAAAAAGAACATCTGCCAACCAAACATCGCCCTGTTTCACCTTACTATTCATTGTAGATGTCGTCCTCCTCATTATCCCACTAGGCATAATTTTCATTTAGTGTAATAACATCTTTGGACATATATTTTTCTTTAATTTTATCAAGTACCTTTTGTCGATCTGTCTCACTCAACATGCCAATTTCCTTCATAATCTTATCTGGAATAGACATATCAGCACCTCCATTAAACACACCCCTTATTATACCTTATACTCGCGTACATAAATGTTCAGGCACATTTATATATGAAGATTTCTCTTGCTCTCTTACATTTCAAGCAGGTAAATCGCTTAATCATGTAGTAAATAATAAAGACAAATTTTTAAAATGAAATAATCAAAATACATAACCGTTTCGATTGATTTTTCTATTATTAACCAAAAATAGAGGAGGCTTTAGTGTCCAATCCTTTGACTGGATTTCTTAAAGTTCTGTTCGAAATTCGAGCCTCTCATTAGTTCAAAGGACTTTTGATAGGTTTTTCTTTTCTCGGATTCAGTCTATTATTAAAGGAAAGGTTTATATCTGCTTTAATTTTAAAAAAAGGAGCCTTTGATATATTATCGATGGATAGTATGAAGTAAGACGGTAAACAACGGGGTATAATCATAACAATTAAAGGAACATACATACTGGGGAGAGAAATATAATGTACAATATAACTGCTATTTCAAATTGGACTAATGATTATTTCCCTTCAGGTATCAGGAACTAGAGAGAAGTATTGGCTTAAGTCAGATACAGGTAATAAGAATCGATATTTGTTCAAAGTACCTAAGGTATCAAACGTTGGAAACCTGTTATATGTAGCAGATGATGGTTACTATTTTGAATATGATAAAACTAATAAACCAAGAGGACGTCAAGAAGCAAAACAAAATGGGCTTGTAACATTTTTTCCTTTCCAGACCTTTCTAGAAGTTATTACTCCCCTTTTATAGTAGAAGGTTTCCTAATAAAGAACGCCCAGATTATAAGTCACTACTTCACACTCATTTGGGTTAAAAAGTTTATCACATGAAATGGAAATTTTACGTGTCACAAAAGGGAAGACA comes from the Halobacillus shinanisalinarum genome and includes:
- the betB gene encoding betaine-aldehyde dehydrogenase, with translation MKQMYINGAWVDAQSGNTRDIINPYNQKVVATVAEGDAEDAKLAIAAAREAFDNGEWKDTPGAERGQKVLRIAELIERDKEELAELETLDTGKTVEESRADMEDIAGVFRYFAGLADKDGGEVIESPIPDSQSKVVREPVGVCGQITPWNYPLLQAAWKIAPALAAGNTIVIKPSEITPLTTVKVTELMEETGFPKGVVNLILGAGATVGNELAENEDVDLISFTGGIETGKKIMQTASGNVKKIALELGGKNPNVVFADADFETAVDQALNAVFFHAGQVCSAGARLIIEDSVHDRFVEELKKRAKRIKLGDGFKEDTQSGPLISADHRGKVESYVEIGKQEGANLLVGGARPEDPELQDGFFYLPTIFTECTSDMRIVQEEVFGPVLTVERFQTEEEAVNLANDSIYGLAGAVFTTDIDKAERAAGQMRMGTVWINDFHPYFAQAPWGGYKQSGIGRELGKPGLEEYTETKHIFRNVKPEPIHWFK
- the cudC gene encoding choline uptake/conversion transcriptional regulator CudC, with the protein product MKKKSEELIEEAEGAVVNSIAETMDLYGITPSTGRLFARMYFKHKPMTLDDMKDDLGMSKPSMSIAVRNLQEISIVQKVWQKGSRKDSFMAEKNFFKYFSHFFGNKWEREAKLNLSAIDYAEGMLQQVIDDEEADEETIERAKVDYEQLEDYRKYCKWLERLADSIDSGKIFDFLPVEEATSEKKN
- the nfsA gene encoding oxygen-insensitive NADPH nitroreductase: MNNTLEYLHNHTSIRSFTNQPLTEEQREAIFQAANQTSSFSLLQVVSIIRITDPELRKKVMQLSVNQPYIEEAGEFWIFCADFNRNHQIAPNVDLEYIEYLLIGSFDAGLMAQNALTAAESMGLGGVYIGGIRANISELTEVLKLPKYVIPLVGLCIGYPAGEKPGIKPRLPQSMVMFDNQYQPLDEEKLANYDQQMREYYQDRPVKAPFTVKKVKGWKDHIEDHLERSRLTFMLEYLNKQGFAKK
- a CDS encoding winged helix-turn-helix transcriptional regulator, which translates into the protein MSRICKDGFDEECIKEQREVYGIAYTQNILSGRWKYLILWFLKSTERRYSEIKAFLGDISQGSLTKQLRELETDGLINRKVFPEVPPRVEYSLTSKGEEFIPIIDLMEEFGKKFGEQVD
- a CDS encoding Gfo/Idh/MocA family protein; the protein is MDKKVRAGIIGGSINNGWAKGTHIPAIEQLNELELKAVGTSNMESAKKSAEAFNATHAFDKFEDLAHHSDVDMSVVSINVKDHYDAVKAIVPAGKPIYCEWPLGSNTTEAVAMQEMVEAGKVPNAIGLQARQAPAINYVKDLLAEGYVGSVLSGNLKISIDAMGGVGDKATAYLFDRKIGGNLLTIVGGHNLDAFTYMLGEFKELSAVTAQQFPKVELVDTGEIIEKTTDDQLLITGKLTNGAAASVHIQGGVKHQTGLTLEIFGDKGTIVLNAPASIQFGSYQLRGAGSDDEGLQDLTIPDSYYWGPDSLKNDAGLVLNVAQAHRKFVKDIREGTSETPSFADAVKLHLLLDAVERAAQTGERQYL
- the betA gene encoding choline dehydrogenase, translated to MNESYDIVVIGAGSAGSILGDRLSEDGTKSVLVLEAGRSDYAWDLLIQMPAALPFPAGKSLYDWKYESDPEPYMNGRRIKHARGKVLGGSSSINGMIYQRGNPKDYERWGADEGMGTWGFAHCLPYFKRLENALGTDKDDKYRGHDGPIKLEKGPATNPLFKAFFNAAVEAGHYRTPDVNGFRQEGFGPFDKHVYKGRRMSASRAYLHPAMKRKNLTVKTRAFVQHIDIDGEKARGLGLTYKRNGKEHYVKAGEVILSGGAINTPQLLQLSGVGDPKHLRSVGVQPKVNLPGVGENLQDHLEVYIQHACPLPVSEQPNLKKTKMPWIGLQWLLGRKGPAATNHFEGGGFARSNEDADYPNLMYHFLPVAVRYDGRKAPVEHGFQVHIGPMYSDARGSLKIQSNDPKAHPSMVYNYLSTEQDRREWVEAVRVTREIMSQPAMKPYNGGEISPGSSVQTEQEILDWVAEDAETALHPSCTAKMGPASDPMAVVDPKTMKVHGLDNLRVVDASAMPYVTNGNIHAPVLMLAEKAADIIQGKKPLEPEHLEYYQHGVHPADAGTVKG